TCTCGAATCGATTGCAGATTGTGGCTTAGCTCGAGCCCAAGTCCCCAATTCCCTATATCGATCCTGCAGGCGGGTATAAAGATGACCACGGAACCACCGAAAGGTTTAAAGGCAAACATGAAACGACTTTACAGCTTAATAACCGAGACCCAGTTCGAATTGTGCCAAGCAAAGTCCAAATACAAGAAGCTTCTGTTCGGCCTGGTATTCTTCCACGCGATTCTCCTCGAGCGTAAAAAGTTCCAGCAATTGGGCTGGAATGTCATCTACAGCTTCAACGACTCCGACTTCGTGGTAATTTCACCGACTGGTTCGCGATTGGACCATCGACAAGATTGAAATGTTCTATTAACAATGTTACTAAAAACTGATTTTTCTCATTTGTTCGATTTCTTAGTTACAGACGTTTCTGTTTTTGAAATTACttgacaattttatttattaaatcgcCGTTATATAAGAGTTAATCCAGTATGAAGAGCCAAAAATTATAGTAGCGTAAATCGGTCCACTGCCAGTTTTTATAAAATAACTTGATACTTGTGAAATTCTCAAAATCTTGTCTTACATCACTTTGATTTTAAGTCCATTGTATAAGTACTTTGTTcaataatatacaaatatagaCTTGATCGTTAAAACTACTTAACCAGATCATGataatgaaatgaaaattcaatCTAGAGACGCGTGTGATCTGCAATTAAGAACGACCAAAATATCGATCTGATTCTATTTCCTACAACTAAACAtcaaaacaataaaataattttattcgaatattttttaaattcaattataaagatatatagaaaCAAGATATAATATGAGAAAAATTATAAGGTGGAAAATAGTAGCTGTACGATTGATTTTTCGATTTAATCATAGGTATCGGAAAATCTCTTGCAAGTGTATCTTGACGAATACCCAGTGACACCATGGGAATCATTGAAGTATCTCATAGCAGGTGTTTGTTACGGTGGACACGTGACCGACGACTGGGACCGTCGTTTGCTAATGACGTACATTCAACAATATTTCACCGAGGAGGCCCTGACTGTGCCCTATTATCGTTTATCATCGCTACCAACCTATTACATACCGAGGGATGGTTCGTTGGCATCCTATCACGATTTCATCACGGTCCTACCGACCATCGACAAACCGGAAGCGTTCGGTCAACACCCGAACGCAGACATCACCTGTTTAATCATGGAAACCAGAAATATGTTCGAGACTCTGATGGGACTTCAGGTCCAAGCAGTTGCCAAAGAAGAAACTACTAAGGAGGAAAAGGTTTGTAAAAACTGACAatagaaaatttcaattatctAAACTCTCTAGGAACAAACAATTCACATaacatttcttttattaaattcgCTAGATTTTTACtgctagaaataaaataaaataaaacacagCAGCTCTGCCACTAATTGTTACTGGAGGTCTACAAACTAGATCGAGCAATAACTCAAATTTTGTTCTGCTATAAAAAATTTAACAGACATAAAAATCAACATCAACTTCTCACTTCTTAAGGTTACTCATTTAACCATGGACATACTATCGAGAATACCAAACGACATCGATTACGAAACAGCTCAGAAATTAATAGGTCCAAAGAAATCACCACTGGATGTGGTGTTGCTTCAAGaaatacaacgttacaacgttcTGCTACAAAAAACTCGCAGTAGCTTGAAAGATCTTCAACTCGCAATCCAAGGTTTGGTGTTGATGTCATCAAACCTTGAGGAAATCTTTACCTGTGTACACGAAGGTCGAGTCCCTTCGATTTGGCTGACAACGTATCCGTCGTTGAAACTGTTGGGTGCTTGGACAAGGGATTTAGTCAGCAGGGTGGAACACTTCAATGAATGGGCTCGAACTACTCATCCGCCGCTGCTGTTCTGGCTGGCCGCATTCACGTTCCCAACCGGCTTCCTTACCGCTGTATTGCAGACATCCGCCAGGCTCTGGAACGTCTCTATCGATTCCCTGTCCTGGGAATTCAATGTTTTTACCATAGACGAGTCGGCCATAATCGAACCACCAATGgtaatttcatattaaatacATCTTGTTATATCCGTCCTAACTTCAATCGACTTCTTTGAAAAGAAACTAAACTTTGAAAAGAAGTTTCAAAAATCAAAAAGAACATAAGCAAAATGCATCAAACATGCGGGATATCAATCTAATTATTCTGAATTTCCGTCGCCGTTTGAGCGTTCCTTCGATGAAGGAGGAAACCtaccgtggaaaaatagatagGATAAAAAATTCATCGTAGTGATATTGCTAGGAAAGTGGCGGCGTGTGTGCATGCTTCTAACCGTGTGTACATTCCATTACAGGACGGCGTGTACATACGCTCTATCTTTCTGGAAGGCGCTGGCTGGGACAAGAGGAACAGTGTCCTCGTCGAACCGTCCCCTATGCAACTTGTTTGCAACATGCCGGTGATTCACTTCCGACCCGCGGAAGAGCTTAAAAAGAGAACCAGAGGTaacaacgacaacgacgataTAAAAATTGTTCGAAAAAAATTGTTCGCCACATTGACAAAAAGAATTCTCGTTTGAAATTACCATTTTCTAATTAATTCAAGTAATTACATACTTGCTTTCAATTTCTCTGCACAGGACTCTACACGTGTCCCTGTTATTATTACCCCCAAAGAAGCGGGGATCAAGGAAGACCATCGTTCGTAGTAGCGGTCGATTTAAACGCAGGTCCAGGGGGATCGGACTTCTGGGTAAAAAGAGGCACTGCCCTGTTATTAAGTCTCGCCACGTAGattcatattaattattattatcattgttgttgttgttaattaattagGATTAATGTTTCAAGCGCGATCATTGAAAAGGTACGTCAGTTCCAATGACACTCTCACTTTCCTTTTGTTTCCTTCCTCCTATACTTATCTCTTTGTTAGTGTGTAATAAAAGTTCATTTCcataaataatagaatatatacaacaagcataataaaaaaaaagttgtAATTTCTTTACATGCGAATTTGAAACCTTGATACTACAGTGAACACATGGAGCGAACTCGCAAGACAAGGAACAATCAACCAATTCGTAAGTTTTTTAGGATTATccaatgatgatgatgattctGGTTTAGCGGCATTAATCATCAGTGCTGCGTGTTTCTGGCTGTCGATACCTTCTAAAGCATctgaaattgttttatttattcgCAAAGCGTATTGAAGCCATTTTGTGGGCGGAGTCAGGCCTGAATTCACTGGTGGTTCAAGATCAGATAACTTGTCTTTAGCTTCGAGCAAAATCCTCGTCACATTCCCTGTTTTTAGCTGAGCTTCTTTCTTTAAACTATCCACTAGGTCCTTGACTGTAAAATTCAACTTCGTTTGGAAGCTAATCCAATCAGCTGCAGTTTTGCTATTATAAGTATCCTTGACCAAACTCCTCAGAGCTGATATTTCGTTCTTCAGATCGGCGAAAGATTCATTGAACATTTCATGGAGATCATCAAAGTTGAATCTATCTGTTGTATTCGCAGTATTAAGAATAGTCATCACAGTATCGTTAATTTGTTTCTTAAAGTCGACCCATTCATCAGGAGGAATGActggtttaataaatttaatataatcagaCTTAGACGAGTCTTCAGGTTTGTTAAACTTAACTTGATTCGAAGAACTTTTATTTGGTTGTAATTTGCTTATTTCTGTAATCCATTCAGCCTTCATACTTCCAATTTCATCTTTTAACTTTGCGAAATCAGACTTAATGGAATCTTTGAAAACAGCCCAAGCAATAGGATCAATCTCTGTTGGTTCCTTGCTCTGAATGTCCTGAATCACTTGAATTAAGGAATCGTTGACTTGAGCTCTGAATTGTAACCAATCATCAGTCAAATTAGATAATTCCATATTACTAAATTTAGCTGCTGAAGAAGTTCCTAGATATTCACGttgagaaattttatttatggtGGATAATGTTGCGAGTTCTATAGGTGCTGGAGTGCTCTTAAAAGCAGAGAAACTTTTCATAATCTCATCCCTATACGTAGCCCATGCTGGATCAGCTGGTGGTGGCATTTCTTTTTTAACCTTATTTTCAACATAGTTTACAATCTTAATTATATCAGATTTATAATTCATCCAATCATCATTAGTATCTGATTTCCCCATGGCTAATTCAGCAGGAACTGTAGTAGATCTCCGTCTATTGATCTTGTCCCTAAAAGCAGAAAGTCGGTCTTTAATATCATCTCCTAGAGTAGCCCAAGCTGGATCACCAGGGGGGAGCATATCGTCGCCTATATTCATAATACTATCATCTAAAGAGGATATAATATTATCCTTAAAGTTTTTCCAATCAAAAATTGCTGGAATCATAACATTTTTGGTACTCGAAGTCCCTATTAATTTATTCTTATTCATCAAAGCTTGTTCTTGctctttcttcttcgtctcTAATTTCGGAGTAATATCTGCCTTCAGAGACGAGATCCGGTTCTTTAAATCAGCAAATTGATCGATAATATTCTGTTTAAAAGCTATCCATTTGGTCACTGCAGCTGGTCCGCCACTCATCATCTGCATGGAATCATTCAATGACATTAACAGGTTATTTTTAAATCTGATCCAATCTTGATACATATTTGGTGATCGTGGTACTCTTAAAATAAAACTATCAGAATCCATTGATAATTTTTCCATGGACGTAGGATCATCTATCTCCAGGGGATGCAAACTAGATAGTTGGTTTTGAAGATCAGAGAATGTATCGTTTATGTAATTCTTGAAGGCTAACCAGTCAGTGTCCATCATAGTCCTAGAATTGTTGATATAGGTCACAACATCTCTGATTGTGTCGTTAATATTGTTCTTTAATAGCGTCCAATTGACTGGCATGAAAGGAACTTGTAATTTGGGGGATGTTGAGTCGTATTCTCTCCATGGTTCGAAGGATGGCCCTGGGATGTCTTCACATGACATCATGGGGTTCTCTGCACTTATTGCTCGCATCACTTCCACCTGAGTTTGTATTACACCGTCGGAACAGTCACAGATCAACCTCGCCAATGAGGTTTTACGTAATTCTGTAAGCTGGtctgaaaaaggaagaagaatggaaacgcataaataaatattgcaatacaacataaatttattatacattgtGAAATTGGATGTGACAATCTTATCTAATCTTGTCTAAGAGTTTGGGAAAGTTTTAttgaaaaatggaaaataacaaaaaattcaGTTATAAATTCCAGTCAAGCTTAAGGTACATTGTTTTTTATTCAATAACTCTTCTGATCAATTAgtaattgataaaaaaaaatctcttctttttaaaaataattcaattctAAAAAGATTAAGAACTTCCTCAGACATCTTAGTACTCAGAATATAAATTTTAGGTATACTCAACAATTATCTTACCTTCTGTGAACGAATGCGGTTGTCCAGGAATTTCATACCAAAACCTATCCCCTTTCTGCAACCTAACAAATTGATCAGCGATCAGACACGTAAAAGTGGGACCAACGATACCACCAGTCCTAGGTAATTCAGCCAAAGCTCCAGTATATAAATCAATATCATAAATCGACTCATACAACGAGGAAATCTCCTGAAGGGCCTGCGGATCCAGGTGTCCTTCCAAATCAGAGAAACTTTTTAATGTCCCCAATCCACAATATTCCCTCCATTTAGTGTAACCAGGAAGCCCATGATCCCTCCCACGCTGAATATTCAACGATACCAAATCCAAGCCACAGGGAACAGTAACATTAGCAATAGGATCTTCGAACAAGTGATTGGTCAATTGAGAAGTGACATGAGTAGATGTCATCTGAATCATATTTCTCGTAGCTGAGGTGACTGATCTCTTCACTCCACCCTCTGCGTACAAACTATACGGATTGAACAACATTCTGTGCAGTTCTACATAAGAAGAGGTTCCTTCTTGCTCGTCAGTCATTTTCATTAAGCCAGGTAATAAAGTATGAGCAAATCTAAAGGCAGCTGCTGCAAAACTATTAGCTATACTTGGGTCAGTATTAGAGTCATTTACGGTCCACTGTCTATAGCCGGACTTGAGAGGCTTCAAATCACGTAGATTCGTTTCCTGCTCTCCTAAGATGATAGGTATGAATTCCTGATAGGTAATATGTTGCAGTTGAGCACCCACTATACGTCGAGACTCTTCGTATAGCGTTTCGTCATTCCAAGAAGGGTTGATCTTAGTCAACTGCTCGGTGATTCTATTGTGCTGTCGCGCCCAAAGCAGATGCATCGTCGTCAAGTGCAGGTTTTCGTTTGCCCTGGCGTCGCCTGCTGCAAAGCAGTACCTGCCCCTCAACTTCTCAGTTTCACGATTACAGCCATCGTTAGGATTCATGCTAGGTGGTAAGAGAGTTCGATTGTCCGGAGTCAACTGCATCCTCAATCGACCGCCAGAAAATTCTCGCAACTTACGAGCTGTATCCTGATCGGATCCGTAGATCGCTGAGCCATCAATAAACGCAGTCGCCTGTGcacaataatatatattcactttgaaatatgaaagaTTTGACTTTTTGGAATCAAAGAGAAACGAACAAGTATATTTAACAGTATAATTTTGTTCCCATTGTCTAGATCACTATTGTGCGATATCATTATTACGGAGATAACGAATACGTCATTACGATCGAAACTCGCCTCATCGATGCGATGATAATCGAGTTAATTAACAACGCAACGCGCCGATCGCGCATTGTTCCAAGGGAATTTTTCATCCATCCCGATAGCAATTTCTCGTCGCCCTATATCACGACCGACACCGTCCTTCGAATGGAATCTCATTATACGTCAAGAATTAATGTTCATAGCATT
This sequence is a window from Bombus affinis isolate iyBomAffi1 chromosome 14, iyBomAffi1.2, whole genome shotgun sequence. Protein-coding genes within it:
- the LOC126924236 gene encoding uncharacterized protein LOC126924236 isoform X1 produces the protein MYADRGVNERTSLTRPLDSPDYVEFASLLRTRKTRIRQFQCCICAALIAIFTMALIVTVSYSVSHDMVDVGPNFTTSSSKSTMNLTGTLKLGLAPGSGSYTLFSNPSIVPPSNSIFVSDKNTKDTTTPKLTDDEIKIGLEAGRQAINERLFADATALMSPLSSPSPEMRHRYAVSTCTSVGTLALAAVAELAATKRIESSRTIVGASSAIGSFFNAGWQFLDICKQLTTPECPSSKYRTFDGSCNRPMQWGATMTPFRRVLAPNYADGVEAPRRAATGAELPSAREVSLKVHKPSPSSNPHFTVMLAVYGQFLDHDITATAISQGINGTSISCCPPSVGHPECFPVPVSSGDPVFDVAGRTCMDFVRSAPAPQCKLGPRQQLNQATAFIDGSAIYGSDQDTARKLREFSGGRLRMQLTPDNRTLLPPSMNPNDGCNRETEKLRGRYCFAAGDARANENLHLTTMHLLWARQHNRITEQLTKINPSWNDETLYEESRRIVGAQLQHITYQEFIPIILGEQETNLRDLKPLKSGYRQWTVNDSNTDPSIANSFAAAAFRFAHTLLPGLMKMTDEQEGTSSYVELHRMLFNPYSLYAEGGVKRSVTSATRNMIQMTSTHVTSQLTNHLFEDPIANVTVPCGLDLVSLNIQRGRDHGLPGYTKWREYCGLGTLKSFSDLEGHLDPQALQEISSLYESIYDIDLYTGALAELPRTGGIVGPTFTCLIADQFVRLQKGDRFWYEIPGQPHSFTEDQLTELRKTSLARLICDCSDGVIQTQVEVMRAISAENPMMSCEDIPGPSFEPWREYDSTSPKLQVPFMPVNWTLLKNNINDTIRDVVTYINNSRTMMDTDWLAFKNYINDTFSDLQNQLSSLHPLEIDDPTSMEKLSMDSDSFILRVPRSPNMYQDWIRFKNNLLMSLNDSMQMMSGGPAAVTKWIAFKQNIIDQFADLKNRISSLKADITPKLETKKKEQEQALMNKNKLIGTSSTKNVMIPAIFDWKNFKDNIISSLDDSIMNIGDDMLPPGDPAWATLGDDIKDRLSAFRDKINRRRSTTVPAELAMGKSDTNDDWMNYKSDIIKIVNYVENKVKKEMPPPADPAWATYRDEIMKSFSAFKSTPAPIELATLSTINKISQREYLGTSSAAKFSNMELSNLTDDWLQFRAQVNDSLIQVIQDIQSKEPTEIDPIAWAVFKDSIKSDFAKLKDEIGSMKAEWITEISKLQPNKSSSNQVKFNKPEDSSKSDYIKFIKPVIPPDEWVDFKKQINDTVMTILNTANTTDRFNFDDLHEMFNESFADLKNEISALRSLVKDTYNSKTAADWISFQTKLNFTVKDLVDSLKKEAQLKTGNVTRILLEAKDKLSDLEPPVNSGLTPPTKWLQYALRINKTISDALEGIDSQKHAALMINAAKPESSSSLDNPKKLTNWLIVPCLASSLHVFTVVSRFQIRM
- the LOC126924236 gene encoding uncharacterized protein LOC126924236 isoform X2; this encodes MLSSEKTSLTGDKPARVYYVHDALPFYSHHRRQRLRLRCFMYTIAVAIFTMALIVTVSYSVSHDMVDVGPNFTTSSSKSTMNLTGTLKLGLAPGSGSYTLFSNPSIVPPSNSIFVSDKNTKDTTTPKLTDDEIKIGLEAGRQAINERLFADATALMSPLSSPSPEMRHRYAVSTCTSVGTLALAAVAELAATKRIESSRTIVGASSAIGSFFNAGWQFLDICKQLTTPECPSSKYRTFDGSCNRPMQWGATMTPFRRVLAPNYADGVEAPRRAATGAELPSAREVSLKVHKPSPSSNPHFTVMLAVYGQFLDHDITATAISQGINGTSISCCPPSVGHPECFPVPVSSGDPVFDVAGRTCMDFVRSAPAPQCKLGPRQQLNQATAFIDGSAIYGSDQDTARKLREFSGGRLRMQLTPDNRTLLPPSMNPNDGCNRETEKLRGRYCFAAGDARANENLHLTTMHLLWARQHNRITEQLTKINPSWNDETLYEESRRIVGAQLQHITYQEFIPIILGEQETNLRDLKPLKSGYRQWTVNDSNTDPSIANSFAAAAFRFAHTLLPGLMKMTDEQEGTSSYVELHRMLFNPYSLYAEGGVKRSVTSATRNMIQMTSTHVTSQLTNHLFEDPIANVTVPCGLDLVSLNIQRGRDHGLPGYTKWREYCGLGTLKSFSDLEGHLDPQALQEISSLYESIYDIDLYTGALAELPRTGGIVGPTFTCLIADQFVRLQKGDRFWYEIPGQPHSFTEDQLTELRKTSLARLICDCSDGVIQTQVEVMRAISAENPMMSCEDIPGPSFEPWREYDSTSPKLQVPFMPVNWTLLKNNINDTIRDVVTYINNSRTMMDTDWLAFKNYINDTFSDLQNQLSSLHPLEIDDPTSMEKLSMDSDSFILRVPRSPNMYQDWIRFKNNLLMSLNDSMQMMSGGPAAVTKWIAFKQNIIDQFADLKNRISSLKADITPKLETKKKEQEQALMNKNKLIGTSSTKNVMIPAIFDWKNFKDNIISSLDDSIMNIGDDMLPPGDPAWATLGDDIKDRLSAFRDKINRRRSTTVPAELAMGKSDTNDDWMNYKSDIIKIVNYVENKVKKEMPPPADPAWATYRDEIMKSFSAFKSTPAPIELATLSTINKISQREYLGTSSAAKFSNMELSNLTDDWLQFRAQVNDSLIQVIQDIQSKEPTEIDPIAWAVFKDSIKSDFAKLKDEIGSMKAEWITEISKLQPNKSSSNQVKFNKPEDSSKSDYIKFIKPVIPPDEWVDFKKQINDTVMTILNTANTTDRFNFDDLHEMFNESFADLKNEISALRSLVKDTYNSKTAADWISFQTKLNFTVKDLVDSLKKEAQLKTGNVTRILLEAKDKLSDLEPPVNSGLTPPTKWLQYALRINKTISDALEGIDSQKHAALMINAAKPESSSSLDNPKKLTNWLIVPCLASSLHVFTVVSRFQIRM